In Oceaniferula flava, the genomic window GATTGAACTCGTTGAGCACTTGCCGACAAGCACCGCAGGGCGAGCCTCCGCCGGGCACTGCAATGGCGATGGCCGTGAAGGTTTGGACACCCTCGGAGACCGCTTTGAACACCGCTGTGCGCTCGGCGCAGTTGGACAAGCCGTAGGAGGCATTCTCCACATTGCAGCCCGTAAAAATCTCCCCACTTTCCGCCAACAGAGCCGCTCCTACATGAAACTTGGAATACGGTGCATAAGCCCGCTCCGCCGCATCAGCCGCAATTTTGAGTAATTTGTTCATATTAGAATGGAGGATGGACATTCCTGTCCATCAACATGTCAAGCCACACAAGCCCCAGGAGTAATCAGCTTCGTCGCCTCCAGTGCAATTTTCATCATCTCTTCAAAACTCGACTGCCGCTCCGCCGAAGTCGTCGCCTCGCCAGTGCGGATATGATCGGACACCGTGCAAATCGCCGCCGCATTGGCACCATATTCGGTCGCGATCCCATACAGCCCCGCCGCTTCCATTTCCACGCCGAGGATGTTCATCTTCTCCATGGTATCGAACATCGATGGGTTCGGCGTGTAGAACAGATCGGCGGAAAACATATTCCCGTTCGTGACCGGCAGCTCTATGGCATCGGCGGCATCGTTCAGTGCCTTGAGCAAGGGCCAGCTGGCAATGGCGGCGTAGTCGTGACCTTGGAAGCGCTGTCGGTTCACCGCGGAGTCCGTGCAGGCGCCGAGGCCGATCAGCACATCGCGGACTTTTACCTCTTTACTAACAGCTCCACAGCTGCCCACGCGGATCAGGTTTTTCACGCCATACTCGGTGATCAGTTCCTTGGCGTAAATCGAGATGGAAGGGATTCCCATACCGCTGCCCATGACCGAGACCGGGGTGCCCTGATACTTGCCGGTGAAGGCGAACATGTTGCGCACGCTGTTGATTTTTTTGACGTCCGTGAGAAATGTCTCGGCAATGTATTCGGCGCGGAGTGGATCGCCGGGGAGGAGACAGGTAGGTGCAAATTCGCCAGCTTTGGCTTCGATGTGTGGAGTCATTTTTCAGTGGGCTGTAGTGAGTGGTCAGTGAACAGCGATGTGCCGTGTTCAAAAGGGGAGAGGTCGAAAATCCAGGCGATGGTCTGGGCGATGTCGGCGAAGGTCTCGCGGTGGCCGAGGTCGGCCGGAGCCATGTTTTTCTGATAGAGTAAAATGGGGACGTGCTCGCGCGTGTGGTCGGTTCCTTTCCAAGTAGGGTCGTTGCCGTGGTCTGCAGTTAGGATGAGGAGGTCGCTGTCGTGCATCTTCTCGAAAAGCGTGGGGAGCTGGCGATCAAATTCTTCCAAGGCTTTGCCGTAGCCCTCTGGATTGCGGCGATGCCCGTAGACGGCATCGAAGTCGACGAAGTTGGTCATCACAATCGCACGCTCGGGTGCGCGATCCATCGCCGCCAAGGTTTCCTGCCACAGCGCTGGATGACCCGATGCCCTAACTTCCTCACTCATGCCCGTGTGGGCGAAGATGTCGCCAATTTTTCCCAAGCCGATCACCGTGCCGCCGGACTCGGTGAGTTTCTGCAACACGGTGGGTTCAGGAGGTGGCACGGCGTAGTCGTGGCGATTGCCGGTGCGTTGGAAATTGGCGGCGCTGTCGCCGATAAATGGCCGGGCAATAACCCGACCGATCTCAAGCTCGTCGAGCAGTTCACGACAAACTTCGCAGAGATGGTAGAGTTTTTCCAAACCGAAGGTTTCCTCGTGGCAGGCGATCTGGAACACGCTGTCGATCGAGGTGTAGAAG contains:
- a CDS encoding cytidine deaminase, translating into MNKLLKIAADAAERAYAPYSKFHVGAALLAESGEIFTGCNVENASYGLSNCAERTAVFKAVSEGVQTFTAIAIAVPGGGSPCGACRQVLNEFNPRLKIYLGDEKGRLVRETTLDVLLPDAFGPENLG
- the deoD gene encoding purine-nucleoside phosphorylase, with protein sequence MTPHIEAKAGEFAPTCLLPGDPLRAEYIAETFLTDVKKINSVRNMFAFTGKYQGTPVSVMGSGMGIPSISIYAKELITEYGVKNLIRVGSCGAVSKEVKVRDVLIGLGACTDSAVNRQRFQGHDYAAIASWPLLKALNDAADAIELPVTNGNMFSADLFYTPNPSMFDTMEKMNILGVEMEAAGLYGIATEYGANAAAICTVSDHIRTGEATTSAERQSSFEEMMKIALEATKLITPGACVA
- a CDS encoding phosphopentomutase translates to MSTQRVILLVLDSFGIGSAKDAHIFGDEGADTLGHIAEYFQKNGKPLELPNLASLGLLHAYHHSRGCYPVGMTPPDELIGSYASAQEISSGKDTPSGHWEMTGVPALWDWGYFPDLPDCFPQDLLDQIEQRTGIEGSLGNCHASGTDIIARYGEEHMRTGKPIFYTSIDSVFQIACHEETFGLEKLYHLCEVCRELLDELEIGRVIARPFIGDSAANFQRTGNRHDYAVPPPEPTVLQKLTESGGTVIGLGKIGDIFAHTGMSEEVRASGHPALWQETLAAMDRAPERAIVMTNFVDFDAVYGHRRNPEGYGKALEEFDRQLPTLFEKMHDSDLLILTADHGNDPTWKGTDHTREHVPILLYQKNMAPADLGHRETFADIAQTIAWIFDLSPFEHGTSLFTDHSLQPTEK